From one Treponema denticola genomic stretch:
- a CDS encoding double-cubane-cluster-containing anaerobic reductase, whose translation MADYRKMWEDLGMDVKTHDLLCEALPGAFGDVYLAQENRPEGMDFFNMVVADIHGIRPQELVDFQKEGGKVVGSFCIHVPDEVVIAAGAIATGLCSGSQFWVPDGEKFLPTATCPLIKASLGARFGKTCPFFRICDLFVGETTCDGKKKAWEILAEDAPMHIMDIPQMKRPQDFEKWALEIKGYIKKLEELTGNKVTPESLKKAIEIVNSKRKALQRLNNFRKLENIPISGKDVLLIHQIAFYDDPTRFVTMVNKLCDELETRKKQNVSVFKKGTKRILLTGTPLSIPNWKIHHIIETTGGAVVCEEMCTGIRYCEALVDETGTTIDEMVNNLTKRYLGNINCACFTPNKERIDDIIRLAKEYKADGVIDLNLKFCNIYDTEGYFVEKVLREHNIPCLGIETDYTDEDAEQLKTRIGAFIEMLR comes from the coding sequence GTATGGATGTTAAAACCCACGACTTGTTATGCGAGGCTTTGCCCGGCGCATTTGGAGATGTCTACTTGGCTCAAGAAAACAGACCTGAGGGAATGGATTTTTTCAACATGGTTGTAGCAGACATTCACGGTATTCGTCCGCAAGAACTTGTGGATTTTCAAAAGGAAGGAGGAAAGGTTGTAGGTTCCTTTTGTATTCATGTTCCTGATGAAGTAGTAATTGCTGCAGGAGCCATTGCAACAGGCCTTTGCAGCGGTTCACAATTTTGGGTTCCTGATGGTGAAAAATTTTTACCTACGGCAACTTGTCCCCTAATTAAGGCTTCGCTGGGAGCCCGTTTTGGAAAGACCTGTCCTTTCTTTAGAATATGTGACTTGTTTGTAGGTGAAACAACCTGTGACGGAAAAAAGAAAGCTTGGGAAATTTTGGCAGAAGATGCACCCATGCATATTATGGACATTCCCCAGATGAAAAGGCCTCAGGATTTTGAAAAATGGGCTTTAGAAATCAAGGGCTATATTAAAAAGCTTGAAGAACTTACGGGAAATAAAGTAACTCCCGAATCTTTAAAAAAGGCAATCGAAATTGTAAACAGCAAAAGAAAGGCCTTACAAAGATTGAATAATTTTAGAAAGCTGGAAAACATTCCTATTTCCGGAAAGGACGTTTTACTGATTCATCAAATTGCCTTTTACGATGATCCTACCCGTTTTGTAACAATGGTAAACAAGCTCTGTGATGAACTTGAGACACGAAAAAAGCAAAACGTTTCCGTCTTCAAAAAAGGAACAAAGAGAATTCTTTTGACGGGAACTCCGCTTTCAATTCCAAACTGGAAAATTCATCACATAATCGAAACTACAGGAGGAGCTGTTGTTTGTGAAGAGATGTGTACCGGAATAAGATACTGTGAGGCTTTGGTTGATGAAACGGGAACCACAATTGATGAAATGGTTAATAACTTAACAAAAAGGTATTTGGGAAATATAAACTGTGCTTGTTTTACCCCAAATAAAGAAAGAATCGATGATATTATCCGGCTTGCAAAAGAATATAAGGCAGACGGTGTTATCGATTTAAATTTAAAATTCTGTAATATCTATGATACGGAAGGATATTTTGTCGAAAAGGTTTTACGCGAACATAATATTCCATGTTTAGGCATTGAAACGGATTATACCGATGAAGATGCAGAACAGCTAAAAACCCGTATCGGTGCTTTTATAGAAATGTTAAGATGA
- a CDS encoding selenium metabolism-associated LysR family transcriptional regulator, with the protein MEFKQLEIFIKLVENLSFSTTASELNISQPTVSLTLKQLEEELDTPLFLRSTRELKLTEAGNKLYGEAKTILAERDKIIEKFIHPERKVITIGASTIPAGYLLPSIVREFKKKHPDIYIKVEEKNSLETIKKVSLNTVDIGIVGMKIEDENCEFLPIYKDEFVFITANNAYYQKLKKSNPNLKRIAEEPFIIRETGSAVKQNMELILKSQKIDLDAINISASINDTEVIKQLTAEGLGTSFISRIAVEDMVKNKKLIAFELGEVPHQYRNIYLVWNKKINYASHIKDFLNCTECFKVKKELKNFEDV; encoded by the coding sequence ATGGAATTTAAACAGCTTGAAATATTTATCAAACTTGTAGAAAATTTAAGTTTTTCGACTACGGCAAGCGAGTTGAACATATCGCAGCCTACAGTCAGCCTTACCTTAAAGCAGCTTGAAGAAGAGCTGGATACGCCTCTCTTCTTGCGTTCTACAAGAGAGCTAAAGTTAACCGAAGCCGGAAATAAACTTTACGGCGAAGCAAAAACTATCCTCGCTGAAAGGGACAAAATAATAGAAAAATTTATTCATCCTGAAAGAAAGGTTATAACCATAGGGGCATCCACCATTCCGGCAGGCTACCTTCTTCCTTCCATAGTGAGGGAGTTTAAAAAAAAGCATCCCGACATTTATATAAAGGTTGAAGAAAAAAACAGCCTTGAAACAATAAAAAAGGTTTCACTAAATACCGTCGATATAGGCATTGTCGGAATGAAAATAGAAGACGAAAACTGCGAGTTTCTTCCTATCTATAAAGACGAATTTGTATTTATAACTGCAAATAATGCGTACTATCAAAAGCTAAAAAAATCAAACCCCAACTTAAAACGCATTGCCGAAGAACCCTTTATTATCCGCGAAACAGGTTCGGCCGTTAAGCAAAATATGGAGCTGATTTTAAAATCTCAAAAGATAGATTTAGATGCGATAAATATAAGTGCTTCGATAAATGACACTGAGGTAATAAAACAACTAACTGCAGAAGGCTTGGGTACATCTTTTATATCGAGAATAGCTGTTGAAGACATGGTAAAAAATAAAAAGCTGATAGCCTTTGAATTAGGAGAAGTTCCTCATCAATACCGCAATATCTATCTGGTATGGAATAAAAAAATAAACTACGCAAGCCATATCAAAGACTTTTTAAACTGCACTGAATGTTTTAAGGTAAAAAAAGAACTTAAAAATTTTGAAGATGTTTAA
- a CDS encoding double-cubane-cluster-containing anaerobic reductase: protein MNNLPKGFDSLAEAQQKKFLALKNLKDAGGKVIGLYCSYVPTELVYAAGAVPVSLCATSEKPISAAERDLPKNLCPLIKASYGHAITDTCPFFYFSDFIVGETTCDGKKKMFELLNDIKPTYVMHLPQNNLDPKAYPFWTDEVKKLKERIEEFYNIRITEADLRKAIKDCNQERRNLVNFFELSALDPSPVSGLEQFNVKEAFGFQYDIQQKNAEIVKRTKELKEYWEKNLKGTRDERPRILVTGCPLGGVKEKILAQIEKLGAVIVGYDSCSGLRTHMEFVDEAPARDPIEAIAEKYLKTNCSVMSPNPGRLKDLDYLLDHYKADAVIECTLVACHTFNLEAHTVGKHIMQKGLPYIHIESDYSQEDAGQFVTRLEAFLEVVSERKKLK from the coding sequence ATGAACAATTTGCCTAAGGGCTTTGACAGCTTGGCTGAAGCTCAACAGAAAAAATTTTTAGCTTTAAAAAATCTAAAAGATGCAGGCGGCAAGGTTATCGGCCTTTACTGTTCCTATGTACCTACTGAGCTTGTATATGCAGCAGGAGCCGTTCCCGTTTCTTTATGTGCAACAAGTGAAAAACCCATAAGCGCAGCCGAGCGTGATTTACCTAAAAACCTCTGTCCTCTTATAAAGGCTTCTTACGGACATGCCATAACCGACACCTGTCCGTTTTTTTATTTTTCCGATTTTATTGTGGGAGAAACTACCTGTGACGGTAAAAAAAAGATGTTCGAACTTTTAAACGATATAAAGCCTACCTATGTAATGCATCTTCCTCAAAATAACCTTGATCCTAAAGCCTATCCCTTTTGGACCGATGAGGTAAAAAAACTAAAGGAAAGAATCGAAGAATTTTATAACATAAGGATAACCGAAGCCGATTTAAGAAAGGCTATAAAGGACTGCAATCAGGAAAGAAGAAACCTTGTAAATTTCTTTGAGCTTTCGGCCCTAGACCCTTCTCCTGTTTCAGGCTTGGAACAGTTTAATGTAAAGGAAGCCTTTGGTTTTCAATACGATATACAGCAGAAAAATGCCGAGATAGTAAAACGCACAAAAGAATTAAAAGAATATTGGGAAAAGAATTTAAAAGGCACTAGGGATGAACGCCCGAGGATTTTAGTTACGGGCTGTCCTCTGGGAGGCGTAAAAGAAAAAATTTTGGCACAAATTGAAAAACTGGGAGCCGTAATCGTAGGTTATGACAGCTGTTCCGGTTTACGCACCCACATGGAATTTGTAGATGAAGCCCCCGCAAGGGATCCGATTGAGGCTATTGCCGAAAAGTATCTTAAAACAAACTGTTCCGTTATGAGTCCAAATCCCGGAAGGCTCAAGGATTTGGATTATCTTTTAGATCACTACAAGGCCGATGCCGTAATCGAATGTACCTTGGTTGCCTGCCACACCTTCAACCTTGAAGCTCACACGGTAGGAAAACACATCATGCAAAAAGGTCTTCCATACATTCACATAGAATCGGATTATTCGCAAGAGGATGCGGGACAATTTGTAACAAGACTCGAGGCCTTTTTGGAAGTTGTTTCAGAAAGGAAAAAACTAAAATGA
- a CDS encoding DUF3343 domain-containing protein, protein MNYIITFGTTTAAIQCDSMIKADPINAKLVPIPGFLKAGCGFACFFQNLKKSEVENWISKNGISYETLIEVIYENGLISPKA, encoded by the coding sequence ATGAATTATATAATTACCTTTGGAACGACAACAGCAGCGATTCAATGCGACTCAATGATAAAGGCTGACCCTATAAATGCAAAGCTGGTTCCAATACCGGGCTTTTTAAAAGCCGGCTGCGGTTTTGCATGTTTCTTTCAAAACTTAAAAAAAAGCGAGGTCGAAAACTGGATAAGTAAAAACGGCATCAGCTATGAGACTTTGATTGAAGTAATATACGAAAATGGACTTATAAGTCCTAAAGCATAA
- a CDS encoding DUF3343 domain-containing protein, with translation MMKNYYVFLPDSKTALKLYGLIKKEGIKCTMAPTPREADACCGVSILYYDFSDTDKIKEIIEEEGIKISKFWESEKAFNPERNKFC, from the coding sequence ATGATGAAAAATTATTACGTTTTTTTGCCCGATTCAAAAACAGCTCTTAAGCTTTACGGTCTTATAAAAAAAGAAGGCATAAAGTGTACAATGGCTCCTACTCCCAGGGAAGCTGATGCTTGCTGTGGTGTAAGTATTCTCTATTATGATTTTTCCGACACGGATAAAATTAAGGAGATAATCGAAGAAGAAGGCATTAAAATAAGTAAATTTTGGGAAAGTGAAAAAGCTTTTAATCCCGAAAGAAATAAATTTTGCTGA
- a CDS encoding adenylate/guanylate cyclase domain-containing protein yields MMTKDLYNILNRIKKIYFHPNTVKIASLIILGGLMLLPFSMTKMDLFNTVQKAVNLYPLTVLFSGFAQRGLNFFYVSSLLLFLLPIAFITIFISIFQRKISREVVYFSALVPISLYIAASISGMNLFANTPRWFYSLSPLTYFAFFIALIFHAFLIAHGIISIKRQNESYMEYKRLLKEEEEQKKLLNKRIIDKLKKQKGKALKNTSGSMQEDAFSVDKLLKQSINKFKNRNRRSHIKIKITIVILFTILVILSTFIYTDLRNYNMLLTQNVNTTGKNQAEQVAAIYSFSDGLHAKINAFLEGIKKTNLSSPFPFQRVDIITTSNKQPVFLEEINESTELPSFDVFSYTTAAGQVRLIPEEEKSISPEDAALYIKHFKNENTVSIPIYKNEKGTCLYIYPVTFTRKEGQRLVGFSVVTYLKEILDRPYFQAKVFVFSISAVFFYASIIIVLFLADFIANPIIFLCGNIRKTANILRGMISSNAAVEADRLIFEENIKTHDEIKTLSIELKNIISLIRGILPYVSFHTIQNAEKNLSSKSTTRDLCFLFTDIRGFTSMCENMQPREVINILNRYLDLETKIIFENGGDVDKYVGDEIMAFFSGPKKEINACKAAMEIRKAMRREQKAALKEGSALVSIGIGINSGPVVFGPVGSKTRKDFTSIGDTVNLAARLEGANKEYGSKSIISEDVYKNLSKDFICRELDFVAVKGKTEAVRIYEILQPTEKLTTEKLYDIKKLFETGLAYYRKRKWKHAEKYFSECAEKYNDAPSKVFLKRVAHYQVSPPKPKWSGVFVMNVK; encoded by the coding sequence ATGATGACAAAAGACCTATATAACATCCTTAACCGGATAAAAAAAATTTATTTTCATCCTAACACGGTCAAAATAGCTTCTCTTATAATTCTTGGAGGGCTGATGCTTTTGCCATTTAGTATGACTAAAATGGACTTATTCAATACCGTGCAGAAAGCGGTAAATCTTTACCCATTAACGGTTTTATTTTCAGGCTTTGCACAAAGAGGTTTAAACTTTTTTTATGTAAGCAGTCTTTTGCTGTTTTTATTACCTATAGCATTTATAACCATCTTTATATCTATTTTCCAAAGAAAAATATCACGGGAGGTTGTCTATTTTTCGGCCTTAGTTCCTATAAGCCTTTATATTGCAGCCTCGATCTCCGGCATGAATTTATTTGCAAACACCCCCAGATGGTTCTATTCTTTAAGTCCTCTTACATATTTTGCTTTTTTTATAGCGCTTATCTTTCATGCTTTTTTGATAGCACACGGCATAATTTCCATAAAAAGACAAAACGAATCCTATATGGAATATAAACGCTTGTTAAAAGAAGAGGAAGAACAGAAAAAACTGTTAAACAAACGAATAATAGACAAATTAAAAAAACAAAAAGGAAAAGCACTAAAAAATACTTCCGGATCCATGCAAGAAGATGCCTTTTCTGTAGACAAACTATTAAAACAATCTATAAACAAGTTTAAAAACAGAAATAGAAGATCTCACATAAAAATAAAAATTACAATAGTTATTCTTTTTACCATATTAGTGATTCTTTCAACCTTTATTTACACGGATTTAAGAAATTATAACATGCTTCTTACCCAAAATGTCAACACAACCGGAAAAAATCAAGCCGAGCAGGTTGCGGCCATATACAGCTTTTCGGACGGTCTTCACGCTAAAATTAATGCATTCCTCGAAGGAATAAAAAAGACCAATCTATCTTCGCCCTTTCCTTTCCAAAGGGTCGATATAATAACCACAAGCAATAAGCAGCCTGTTTTTCTTGAAGAAATCAATGAATCTACCGAACTTCCTTCTTTTGACGTATTTTCTTATACTACAGCTGCAGGACAGGTACGGCTGATACCGGAGGAAGAAAAAAGCATAAGCCCCGAAGATGCAGCCCTTTATATAAAACATTTTAAAAATGAAAATACGGTTAGTATACCTATTTACAAGAACGAAAAAGGAACCTGCCTTTATATCTATCCTGTAACCTTTACCCGTAAGGAGGGCCAAAGACTCGTAGGCTTTTCCGTGGTTACATATCTTAAAGAAATTCTAGACCGTCCTTATTTTCAGGCAAAGGTATTTGTGTTTTCAATTTCGGCTGTATTTTTCTATGCTTCTATAATAATCGTCCTTTTTTTGGCGGACTTTATTGCAAATCCGATTATTTTCTTATGCGGGAATATACGAAAAACCGCAAATATTTTACGCGGAATGATTTCGAGCAATGCAGCTGTTGAAGCAGATCGGCTTATTTTTGAAGAAAACATCAAAACCCATGACGAAATAAAAACTCTTTCAATAGAGTTAAAAAATATTATCTCACTTATCCGCGGAATTTTACCCTATGTATCTTTTCATACTATTCAAAATGCAGAAAAAAATCTTTCAAGTAAAAGCACCACAAGGGACCTCTGCTTCTTGTTTACCGATATACGGGGTTTTACAAGTATGTGCGAAAACATGCAGCCTCGTGAGGTAATCAATATTTTAAACCGCTATCTCGATCTCGAAACAAAGATAATATTCGAGAACGGAGGAGATGTAGATAAGTACGTCGGCGATGAAATTATGGCTTTTTTCTCAGGACCTAAAAAAGAAATCAACGCATGTAAGGCCGCTATGGAAATACGCAAGGCAATGAGGAGGGAACAGAAGGCAGCTTTAAAAGAAGGTTCGGCTTTAGTTTCAATAGGAATAGGTATTAATTCAGGGCCTGTAGTATTCGGTCCCGTCGGCTCCAAAACCCGCAAAGATTTTACATCCATAGGAGATACGGTAAACCTTGCAGCCCGTCTTGAAGGAGCAAACAAAGAATACGGTTCAAAGTCGATTATCTCGGAAGATGTTTATAAAAATTTAAGCAAAGATTTTATTTGCAGAGAGCTTGATTTTGTTGCAGTTAAGGGAAAAACTGAAGCTGTCCGTATTTATGAAATCCTTCAGCCTACAGAAAAACTTACAACTGAAAAACTTTATGATATAAAAAAATTATTTGAAACAGGACTCGCCTACTATAGAAAAAGAAAATGGAAGCATGCCGAAAAATATTTTTCTGAATGTGCAGAAAAATATAATGATGCACCCTCCAAGGTCTTTTTAAAAAGAGTTGCCCACTATCAAGTTTCTCCGCCGAAACCAAAATGGAGCGGCGTTTTTGTAATGAACGTAAAATAA